In one window of Venenivibrio stagnispumantis DNA:
- the queF gene encoding preQ(1) synthase, protein MKYGEKEIQEAKLEPWPNPYPDRNYTVEITFPEFSCLCPRSGYPDYATIRIRYIPDKTIVELKSLKLYLNKYRNQYISHEEATNKIYEDLYNLLKPRFLEVIGDWNPRGNVKTIIKVSSEDNK, encoded by the coding sequence ATGAAATATGGAGAAAAAGAGATACAAGAAGCAAAACTTGAACCATGGCCAAATCCTTATCCGGATAGAAATTATACCGTAGAGATAACTTTTCCGGAATTTTCTTGTCTTTGTCCAAGGTCAGGATATCCTGATTATGCAACTATTAGAATAAGATATATTCCGGATAAAACGATTGTAGAGCTAAAATCTCTAAAACTTTATCTTAATAAATATAGAAATCAATATATCTCTCACGAAGAAGCTACAAATAAAATATATGAAGATTTATATAATCTTTTAAAGCCAAGATTTTTAGAAGTAATTGGCGATTGGAACCCAAGAGGAAATGTTAAAACTATTATAAAAGTTTCATCAGAAGATAATAAGTAA
- the atpC gene encoding ATP synthase F1 subunit epsilon, whose product MYKLEVVTPTGHVFSGDVYQTVINTADGEIGILENHMLLLTTIKPGKLRIEKADGEVIEYAVTFGTLDVTGQKVIALVEECYEFDKINVEHEKQLLEEAKNALTSGGLSEEETKRYENQRDRAEALINLYKQQ is encoded by the coding sequence ATGTATAAATTAGAAGTTGTTACACCAACAGGTCATGTATTTAGCGGAGATGTTTATCAAACTGTAATTAATACTGCCGATGGAGAGATAGGTATCCTTGAAAACCACATGCTTTTATTAACAACAATTAAACCCGGAAAACTTAGAATAGAAAAAGCAGATGGAGAAGTGATTGAGTATGCAGTAACATTTGGAACCTTAGATGTTACAGGTCAAAAAGTGATAGCCCTTGTGGAAGAATGTTATGAATTTGATAAAATCAATGTGGAACATGAAAAACAACTTTTAGAAGAAGCAAAAAATGCACTTACTTCCGGTGGTCTTTCTGAAGAAGAAACCAAAAGATATGAAAATCAAAGAGACAGAGCAGAGGCTCTTATAAATCTTTATAAACAACAATGA
- the gmhB gene encoding D-glycero-beta-D-manno-heptose 1,7-bisphosphate 7-phosphatase has product MKKAVFLDRDGVINEDKGYVHKIEDFKFIPNVFTALKKLQDAGYELFIVTNQSGIAVGYYTEEDFKKLTEYMLKEFEKEGIKITKVYYCPHHENGIIEEYAIKCDCRKPESGMIKQAIKEFNIDPNQSFLIGDKENDIIAAHKEGIKAALVKTGQGLKYIQNTTADYIGEDILDVVENFILK; this is encoded by the coding sequence TTGAAGAAAGCTGTATTTTTGGATAGAGATGGTGTTATCAATGAAGATAAAGGATATGTTCATAAAATAGAAGATTTTAAATTTATACCAAATGTTTTTACAGCTTTGAAAAAATTACAGGATGCCGGATATGAGCTATTTATAGTAACAAATCAATCCGGTATAGCAGTAGGATATTATACAGAAGAAGATTTTAAAAAATTAACAGAATATATGCTTAAAGAGTTTGAAAAAGAAGGTATAAAAATAACAAAAGTTTATTATTGTCCTCACCACGAAAATGGAATAATAGAAGAATATGCTATAAAATGCGATTGCAGGAAACCGGAAAGTGGAATGATAAAACAGGCAATAAAGGAGTTTAATATTGACCCAAACCAATCTTTTTTAATAGGAGATAAAGAAAATGATATAATTGCTGCCCATAAAGAAGGTATAAAAGCAGCACTTGTTAAAACAGGACAGGGATTAAAATATATTCAAAACACAACAGCAGACTACATAGGAGAAGATATATTAGATGTGGTAGAAAATTTTATCTTAAAATGA
- a CDS encoding YraN family protein, with protein sequence MNNKTKIGKEKEDIAVEYLKNKGYQIIARNFKSRFGEIDIIAKDKNTIIIVEVRSKSYDSFGYPQETITKSKIEKIIKTTYQFLSKNDIYFEELRFDVIAILKDNILHIENAFEIR encoded by the coding sequence ATGAATAATAAAACTAAAATCGGTAAAGAAAAAGAAGATATAGCAGTAGAATATCTAAAAAATAAAGGTTATCAGATAATAGCAAGAAATTTTAAAAGCAGATTTGGAGAAATAGATATAATAGCCAAAGATAAAAACACAATTATTATCGTAGAAGTAAGAAGTAAAAGCTATGATAGTTTTGGTTATCCTCAGGAAACAATAACAAAATCAAAAATAGAAAAGATAATAAAAACAACTTATCAATTTTTAAGCAAAAATGATATATATTTTGAAGAATTAAGATTTGACGTAATAGCAATATTGAAAGATAATATATTACATATAGAAAATGCTTTTGAGATAAGATGA
- a CDS encoding polyprenyl synthetase family protein produces the protein MIQDYLKGQTQLINMYLEQYIPKGEPKILFDAIEYSLKAGGKRIRPILVLESAKTLKEDIDIKNFIDIAISTEFIHTYSLIHDDLPAMDDDDLRRGKPTCHKQFSEAIAILAGDGLLTYAFELISLNKNLSAEKLLKIINILSHNVGIYGMVGGQAGDILEDFKDIDFIHLNKTAKFIQACCQIGAVIADATPEEEDKLKNYGKHIGIAFQIWDDLLDEIGDPSKLGKKVNKDKEKNKITYPSIYGIEKSKEMAYNHINQAISYIKDLKNPQILIQIAEFIVSREV, from the coding sequence ATGATACAAGATTATTTAAAAGGACAAACACAGCTTATAAATATGTATTTAGAGCAATACATTCCAAAAGGTGAGCCAAAGATATTGTTTGATGCTATTGAGTATAGTTTAAAAGCCGGTGGAAAAAGAATTAGACCTATTCTTGTTTTAGAATCTGCAAAAACATTAAAAGAAGATATAGATATAAAAAATTTTATAGATATAGCAATATCTACAGAATTTATCCATACATACTCACTTATCCATGATGATTTACCGGCAATGGATGATGATGATTTAAGAAGAGGAAAACCTACCTGTCATAAACAATTTTCTGAAGCAATAGCAATTCTTGCCGGAGATGGACTTTTAACTTATGCTTTTGAGTTAATCTCTTTAAATAAAAATTTATCTGCAGAAAAATTATTAAAGATAATAAATATTCTTTCCCATAATGTTGGAATTTATGGAATGGTTGGCGGTCAGGCAGGAGATATTTTGGAAGATTTTAAAGATATTGATTTTATCCATCTAAATAAAACTGCAAAATTTATACAGGCATGCTGTCAAATTGGAGCAGTAATAGCAGATGCTACACCGGAAGAAGAAGATAAACTGAAAAATTATGGAAAGCATATAGGGATAGCTTTTCAAATATGGGATGATTTACTTGATGAGATAGGAGACCCATCTAAACTTGGAAAAAAAGTTAATAAAGATAAAGAGAAAAATAAAATAACTTATCCATCAATTTATGGTATAGAAAAATCAAAAGAGATGGCATATAATCATATAAATCAAGCTATAAGCTATATAAAAGATTTAAAAAATCCCCAAATTCTAATACAAATTGCAGAATTTATAGTAAGCAGAGAGGTATAA
- a CDS encoding nucleotidyltransferase domain-containing protein, producing the protein MGNIRLTEEEINYIREIAKDVFGEDVKVWIFGSRVNPNLKGGDIDLYIETANIENLIDKKLTFLVKLKDRIGEQKIDLIIKPLECNEPICKEIKKSGVEL; encoded by the coding sequence ATGGGAAATATTAGATTAACAGAAGAAGAAATCAACTACATAAGAGAGATAGCAAAGGATGTTTTCGGAGAAGATGTAAAGGTTTGGATTTTTGGTTCAAGGGTTAATCCAAATCTAAAAGGTGGAGATATTGATTTATACATAGAAACTGCCAATATTGAAAATTTGATTGATAAAAAATTAACTTTTTTGGTTAAATTAAAAGATAGAATAGGAGAGCAAAAAATAGATTTGATAATAAAACCTTTGGAATGTAATGAGCCTATCTGTAAAGAGATAAAAAAATCCGGTGTTGAGCTGTGA
- the rplS gene encoding 50S ribosomal protein L19 → MHHLIREIEQKYLPADLPEFRPGDTVRLHLKVKEGEKERTQIFEGLVIRVRGSGTGKTFTVRKVSYGVGMERTFPIACPSIEKIEVVKRGIVRRAKLYYVRNLKGKAAKIKELKEWEIQKRAKESAESK, encoded by the coding sequence ATGCATCATTTAATTAGAGAAATTGAACAAAAATATTTACCGGCAGATTTACCTGAATTTAGACCGGGAGATACAGTAAGATTACACCTTAAAGTAAAAGAAGGGGAAAAAGAAAGAACCCAGATTTTTGAAGGTCTTGTTATCAGAGTTAGAGGAAGTGGAACCGGAAAAACATTTACAGTTAGAAAAGTATCTTACGGCGTAGGAATGGAAAGAACATTCCCGATAGCATGCCCTTCCATAGAAAAAATTGAAGTGGTTAAAAGAGGTATCGTTAGAAGAGCTAAACTCTATTATGTTAGAAATCTCAAAGGTAAAGCTGCTAAAATCAAAGAACTTAAAGAGTGGGAAATCCAAAAAAGAGCAAAAGAATCAGCAGAAAGCAAATAA
- a CDS encoding ribonuclease HII, whose protein sequence is MIEFEKSLHQKGYKYIVGVDEAGRGSLAGPVIVAAVIFPPDIEPFIQKDSKKLTPKQREELFKQIQQKALSITIGIADNTLIDRINVLNATKVAIKRALDMIKIDYDIVITDHINLEGIKHISEKKADENIHCVAAASIIAKVYRDNIMKEFKNLYPNFSFDKHKGYPTKNHIFEIKRYGITPIHRKSFRLYYE, encoded by the coding sequence ATGATTGAGTTTGAAAAATCTCTACATCAAAAAGGTTATAAATATATAGTAGGAGTAGATGAAGCCGGTAGAGGTAGTTTAGCCGGTCCAGTTATCGTTGCTGCTGTAATATTTCCACCGGATATAGAACCATTTATTCAAAAAGATTCAAAAAAATTAACTCCAAAACAAAGAGAAGAACTTTTCAAACAAATCCAGCAAAAAGCCCTGTCCATCACAATCGGAATAGCAGATAACACCTTAATTGACCGGATAAATGTATTAAATGCTACAAAAGTAGCAATAAAAAGAGCCTTAGATATGATAAAAATAGATTATGATATTGTTATAACAGACCATATAAATCTTGAAGGAATAAAACATATATCTGAGAAAAAAGCAGATGAAAATATCCATTGTGTTGCAGCTGCAAGCATAATAGCAAAAGTTTATAGAGATAATATAATGAAAGAGTTTAAAAATTTATATCCTAATTTTTCATTTGATAAACATAAAGGCTATCCAACCAAAAACCATATATTTGAGATAAAACGATACGGAATAACCCCAATTCATAGAAAAAGTTTCAGGCTTTATTATGAATAA
- a CDS encoding HEPN domain-containing protein has protein sequence MKEIYRKKSLERLEIAIISKEKGLYNALVSNLYFSVFNYMQSILGKAPQGKWKHISLAKAFSKKCYEKEILNPQILKEFVDKYEQLYEFRVLSDYKAYIFTNEDKLKIDYIYEFFKEVIKNGKDN, from the coding sequence ATGAAAGAAATTTATAGAAAGAAATCTTTAGAAAGGTTAGAGATTGCAATTATATCAAAAGAAAAAGGATTATACAATGCTTTAGTTTCTAATCTATATTTTTCTGTTTTCAATTATATGCAATCTATATTAGGAAAAGCTCCTCAAGGAAAATGGAAGCATATAAGTTTAGCCAAAGCGTTTTCTAAAAAATGTTATGAAAAAGAGATTTTAAATCCTCAAATATTAAAGGAATTTGTAGATAAGTATGAGCAATTATACGAATTTAGAGTTTTATCTGACTATAAAGCGTATATATTTACTAATGAGGATAAATTAAAAATTGATTATATTTATGAATTTTTTAAAGAGGTGATAAAAAATGGAAAAGACAATTGA